The following proteins are co-located in the Paralichthys olivaceus isolate ysfri-2021 chromosome 2, ASM2471397v2, whole genome shotgun sequence genome:
- the LOC109635512 gene encoding leucine-rich repeat-containing protein 3-like: protein MCTGWCEERCTSVSGGRRRDKGSDLHQWLCITILFSALWGRGSPQCPDSCHCAWETATVQCSDAGLREIPEGIPPETVSLHLERNFIRNIPERAFSDLVHLRDLYLSHNRIDTLASGALRHLGSELRLLDLSHNLLRQANRDEFGSTRAKTRLYHNPWHCDCALQELMETLNLEPETVNGIVCESSVRGVGEGSRWEDPGAQGEHAGQPLVKLLDSGVNFCSLQRKTTDVAMLVTMFVWFFMVIVYVVYYVRQNQAEARRHLEYLKSLPSPGKTPTETDTLSTGF from the coding sequence ATGTGCACAGGCTGGTGTGAGGAGAGATGTACCAGCGTCAGTGGAGGAAGACGCAGGGATAAAGGATCGGATCTTCACCAATGGCTGTGCATCACAATCttgttctctgctctgtgggGCCGAGGTTCGCCCCAGTGCCCGGACAGCTGCCACTGTGCCTGGGAGACAGCCACGGTGCAGTGCTCAGACGCTGGGCTGCGGGAGATCCCAGAGGGGATTCCACCGGAAACCGTCTCCCTCCACCTGGAACGCAACTTCATCCGGAACATCCCGGAGAGGGCCTTCAGCGACCTGGTCCACCTGCGGGACCTGTACCTGTCCCACAACCGCATCGACACGCTGGCCTCGGGGGCCTTGCGGCACCTGGGCTCCGAGCTGCGTCTGCTGGACCTCTCACACAACCTGCTGAGACAGGCCAACAGGGACGAGTTTGGCTCCACGAGAGCAAAGACGCGCCTCTACCACAACCCCTGGCACTGCGACTGCGCCCTCCAGGAGCTGATGGAGACCCTGAACCTCGAGCCCGAAACTGTGAACGGGATTGTTTGTGAGAGCTCTGTGCGGGGGGTGGGCGAGGGCAGCAGGTGGGAGGACCCGGGGGCGCAGGGCGAGCATGCGGGTCAGCCGCTCGTCAAACTGTTGGACTCTGGGGTGAACTtctgcagcctgcagaggaaaaccACCGATGTGGCCATGCTGGTGACCATGTTCGTGTGGTTCTTCATGGTCATCGTGTACGTGGTGTACTATGTGAGGCAGAACCAAGCCGAGGCCCGCAGGCATTTGGAGTACCTGAAGAGTTTACCCAGCCCTGGCAAGACCCCCACTGAGACAGACACTCTCAGCACTGGCTTCTGA